The Macrobrachium rosenbergii isolate ZJJX-2024 chromosome 56, ASM4041242v1, whole genome shotgun sequence genome includes a region encoding these proteins:
- the LOC136836224 gene encoding craniofacial development protein 2-like, translating to MSYNHRRNSAVSVGSADLNQGPTTQSDLGRDCVLYKRPPTPKTVLNNATYNVRTLSEEIHLSILETEIENINWDIIRISEMRRPGEKIQMFKSGHLLCSSGKESKQNGVGFLINKNLQSNIEKFTATSDRVVSVTLRISKRYRLTIIQVYAPTSVSSQEELDNFYDDLYTTLNNNKAHYNIIMGDFNAKIGQGNEDCVGKFGYGERNERGDDLINFAVAHDSKIMNTFFQ from the coding sequence ATGAGTTACAACCACAGACGAAATTCGGCCGTTTCTGTTGGGTCAGCGGATTTAAATCAAGGCCCAACCACGCAGTCTGATTTGGGTAGGGACTGTGTGCTGTACAAGCGACCACCCACCCCCAAAACAGTGCTCAACAATGCTACATACAATGTAAGAACCCTCTCTGAAGAAATACACCTGAGCATCCTCGAAACAGAGATTGAAAACATCAATTGGGACATTATCAGAATCTCTGAGATGAGAAGACCAGGCGAGAAAATCCAAATGTTTAAAAGCGGACACCTGCTTTGCAGCAGTGGCAAGGAAAGCAAACAAAATGGTGTTGGATTtctcataaacaaaaacttacagaGCAACATTGAGAAGTTCACAGCCACATCTGACAGAGTAGTTAGTGTCACTCTTAGAATTTCAAAGCGGTACAGACTAACAATCATACAGGTATATGCTCCCACATCAGTGTCGTCCCAGGAGGAACTGGATAACTTTTATGATGACCTATATACCActctaaataataacaaagcccATTACAACATCATAATGGGTGATTTCAATGCTAAAATTGGACAAGGGAATGAAGATTGTGTTGGCAAATTtggatatggagagagaaatgagaggggAGATGACTTGATCAATTTTGCTGTAGCACATGACTCCAAGATCATGAACACATTCTTTCAATAA